The DNA region GTAAGGCGTGGCGAGGGCGCGGCCAACGGGCTGGGCGCATGGCGTTGGCCCAACCGCGCAGCCTTCAAGAACGCCTGTACAAGTTCGTGACCGCGCTCGGTCTGGGAGATGACGAGCGCCCCTGGTCGGAGGGCGCGGATGTCGCTGCTGCTGCCGCCGTTCTCGGCCCAAGAATCGCTGTTCACCGTGGCGACGATCGTATCGATCAGCGAGTCGAAGTCCGAGTCGTCCGGGCGGCTTGGATCGGGTTGAAGGAGGTCGGCAACCGGGTAGACCGCGGTTGTCAGATAAGCGGCGGATTCATCTTCCGTCGTAAGAACGAGCGCGCCTCCGCGGACCGTGTAGTCAAGCTCTAGGTCTTGCAGCATCAGCCTGAGAGCGCTCCCCAAGGAAGTATTGCGGACATTCACCGTGACCGGCTCATCGGCTGAAACGCCGTACTCGTCGAGCGCGCGGCGATCGATCTGCACTTCCAGGTCGTACTCATCTCGGATGAATTCGACGACATGCTCGAGGGCCGCTTCGCTGAAGTCGAATCCAGAGGACTTGAGAGGCTCGCGCAGGGTCTGCCGGATCCGTTGGTTGGCTTCTGCATCGGCGTCGGCCCAGTAGCACGTCGTTTCGATGAGCTGGCCCGTCTTCGGCCCTGGTTCAGCGGGGGATGCCTCGTCTAAAGACTTTGGCGCCTCGGCTTCCGAACCAAACGGGTCTTGGCCGGCAAACTGCGCGCAAGCCGGCAGCGAGACCAGGCACCCCAACACGATCCACAAGCGGGCAGTGCATCGCATCACAGTTCCCCTTCAAGCGAGTGCGGGACCCGCGCCGACGTCGGCGCGCGGCTATCAGTATAGCCGTGCTTCGCTCGGGGATACGGACTCTATTGCAAGGGGCTCCGGCGGCCGACGCCGACGGCTCGCCTAGTGGGGGGCGTGGCGCTAGCCGGCGCGGGCCGGCGCGACGCGGTCCGGCAGCAGCCGGCGGACGTGGGCGCCGTACTCGTAGCGGCCCTGGGTGGTGAACCGGCGCCAGGCGATCTCTACCTCGACCGTCATCCGGCCGAGCAGGGCGTCTTCCAACCGCAGCACCGCCCGCCGGCAACGCAGCAGGTCGGAGTGGGAGAAGCCGATGCCGCGACGCGACAAGTTGCGTCCCACGACGATCATGGCCTCTTGCTCGGAAGGGTTTCCATCGGCGTCGAGGGGGGTGAGCACAAGCGGCAGAGGCATTGCGTAGCGTTCTGCGCAGCGGCGGTCGACGTCGCCCGGCGGGCGGAGCCGGCCCAGCAGCCTTTCCATCGCGTCGGCGAGTTGCTGCTTGCCGTCGACGGCCGGGGCGGCCTGGCCCGGCTTGGGCGACGCGGCGCCGAGTTGGGCGGCCAAAAGCAGCTGCGGCCGAACCGAAGTTGGCGCCATGCGGATCTCCATCAATGAGGCGGGGACGGCGGCCCGGGGCTGGGCACAGCGGAAGAGGAGGGGGCACGGCACTAGCCGCTGCCTACGGGAAGAATAGCTCGCGCCGCGGCCGCAGGGCGGACCGGCGTTGCAAGAATCGGTCGCGCGAGGCAGGCGCAAACCATCACGACCCGCAGAGGCGGACGGGTCGCGTTTGGGTGGCGCAGCCGTCTAGAAGTGGGCGGCCCAAGCCAGGAACAGCCCGACGACGGCCAGCACGGCCGACGCGGAGAGCAACTGCCAAACCAGCCGATACGCCTTGCGCTGCTGGGCGGGCGACAGCGGGCTGGGGCGGCGGTGCGGTTGCAGCCGCCTGACCGGGGGCGCCGCGATGGCCGCGGCGGCCACCCTACGGTATGCCTGCGAGTGCGTCGGGCCGGCGTGCCAGTAGCCGGGGAGGTCGCGTCCTTCTGCCGGGGAGATCGCCTCGTGGAACGTCTCGGTCGCGGGGCGGAGCGCCTCGGCAATCTGACTGCACGACGGGCAGGCCTCAAGGTGGGCCTGCACGAGGGTGTCGGTCGGATGGCCGGTAGGGAACGGCCCCCGGGTCAGCGCGAAAAACACGCGATCGCAGTCCATGGCAGCGCAGCGGAAAAGAACCTTGGGGTCCGGCAACTCTACAGCATAGCGATTAGGGGGAATTTGACGCCAGATGGGAACAGGAAAAAATCTGCGGAAAGATCTGCCGTGTGCGGGTCGGTGGGGCTTAGTCCGCCGGAAGTTTGCTCCTTCGGTAGCATTGATCAGGGCAATTCTTTCAGGGCCTCGAGCACCTTTTCGTCGTGCCCATCGACGCTAACGCGTTTCCAGAGCTTGGCGACCTTGCCCTGGGAATCGATCAAGAACGTGCTGCGTTGGATCCCCATCGACTTCTTGCCGTACATGTTCTTTTCCCGCCAGGCGCCGTATTTTTCGGCGGCTTTGTGGTCGAGGTCGACCAGCAGCGGGAAGTTGAGGCTGTATTTGTCGCGGAATTTGGCGTGGCTGGCGGCGTCGTCGGGGCTCACGCCCAGCACTTTGGCGCCCAGCTTCTTCAGCGCTTCGCTCTGGTCGCGGAACGCGCAGGCCTGGCGGGTGCAGCCCGGGGTGTCGTCCTTGGGATAGAAATAAAGCACGACCGGGCCGCCTTTGAGGTCGCCCAGGCGAACCTTCGACCCGTCGTCTGCGGTCATGGTGAAAGCCGGGGCGCGATCGCCCTCTTCTACCCACTCGCCCATCGGAACCCCTGTTTTGTTGAGGATTTGCAGAATCTCCGGCCGCAATCCGCCGGGTAGACGATTGTAGCGCCCCGGCCGACCATCGACAGGCGGGGGTATTGGCGCCAAAAATGCAGGTCAAGAAGCAGCGTATTCCGAGGTCGTTCTTTCCGGCACCCGAAAGTAGAATAAAACACAGCGCCAAACTCATGTCCGAACTCATGATGGAGCCGCCCATCGCCGCCCCGCTTACCGTTTCGCAAGAATCTGCCGAGAGGAGCCTGCAATTGGCCCTCTCCGCCGCCCGCACCGCGGAAGACAACCGTGGTGAGGACGTGGTCATCCTCGACATGCGAGAGATCACGCCGGTCTTCGACTACTTCGTGATCGCTACCGGCAACAGCCGCCGGCAATTGCACGCGATCAGCGAGGAGATCGACCACACCCTGGAAGACGACCTGGGTGACCGCCGGATGGGGATCGAAGGCTACTCCGAAAGCCGCTGGATCCTGCTGGACTACGGCAACGTGGTGGTGCACATGTTCGACGAAGAGACCCGCGCCTTCTACTCGCTAGAAGAGCTGTGGGCCGACGCGCCGAAGGTGCCGCTGCCGTGGCACGAAGCGTCGTAGTGGATCAACCGCCTCGCGGGTGGCCGGGCGACGCCCAGCGCTTGCCGCGGGGGCTGCTTGCGGGCATCTTCTGGGAATGAATGTTCTCTCTGAACTGCGCGGCCGGTTTGCCGCGGCGCTCGCCGGCCTGACGGACGACCCCACCGATCTGCTTGCCCTGGTGCTCCCTAGCCAGGGGCCCAAGTTCGGCGACTACCAGGCCAATTGCGCCATGCCGCTGGCGAAGCGGATCGGCCGCCCGCCGCGCGAGGTGGCCGAGGAGATCATCTCCAAGGTGGATGTAGGGGACCTGTGCGAGGCGCCCGAAGTCGCCGGGCCCGGGTTCGTGAACCTGCGGCTACGCGACGACTGGGTAGCGGCGCAGACCCAGCGCCTGCTGGCCGACGAGCGCCTTGGGGTGGTTCCCACCGAGGCGCCGCGGACGCTGGTGATCGACTTCTCGTCTCCCAACGTCGCCAAGCCGATGCACGTGGGGCACATCCGCTCGACGGTGATCGGCGACGCCCTGGTGCGGGTGCTGCGAGAGCTGGGCCACACGGCCATCAGCGACAACCACATCGGCGACTGGGGGACCCAGTTCGGCATGATCTTGTATGGCGTGAAGCACCTAGCGGACGCCGATCGGCTGGCCGCGCGGCCGGTAGACGAGCTCGGCCGGCTCTACAAGCTGGTCAGCCGGCTGGCCGGCTACCAGGAGGCGAAGCGCGCGCTGCCGGACGCCCAGCGGGCCGCCGAGCGCGCCAAGCAGCGGGTCGACGCCCTCTCGAGCCGCACGATGCCCCTCAACAAGGACGAGCAGAAGAAAGAAGCCAAGGCCGCGCGCGACGCGGAGCAGCAGTACGCTGCGCAGCGCGAGACACTCGAGGGGCTGCAGAAGCGCATCGAGGGGGTCGAGGCAGAGCCCGAACTCCAGAAGCTGGCCGACGCCCACCCCAAGATCGGCAAGCGTGCGCTCGAAGAAACCGCCAAGCTCCACTCCGGCGACGCCGAGAACGTGGCGCTCTGGAAGCAGTACCTGCCGGCGTGCCTGGAAGAGCTGAACGCTACCTACGGCCGGCTGAACGTGACGTTCGACCACACGCTGGGCGAGAGCTTCTACCACGACGCGTTGGCCGGCGTGGTAGACGACCTCAAAGCCAAGGGGATCGCCACCCAGAGCGACGGCGCCGTGTGCGTGTTCATCGACGGGCAGGACGCGCCGATGATCGTGCAGAAGCAGGACGGCGCCTTCCTGTACGCCACCACCGACCTGGCGACCATCCAGCACCGGCTGAAGACCTGGCAGCCCGACGCGATCGTGTACGTGGTGGATCACCGCCAGTCGCTGCACTTCGAGCAGTTGTTCGCCGCGGCCCGCAAATGGGGCGTCGACGACGTCGAGCTGACGCACGTGGCGTTCGGCACCGTGCTGGACGAAGACGGCAAGCCCTACAAGACGCGCAGCGGGTCGGCCGTGGGGCTGATGGGGCTGCTGGACGAGGCGGTAGAGCGGGCCCGCGCGATCGCGGACCAGAGCCCGGCGCTAGAAACAGACGACCAGCGCGCCGCGGCGGCCGAGCGTATCGGCATCGGCGCCATCAAGTACGCCGACCTGGCCCACAACCGCACCAGCGACTACGTGTTCAGCTACGACAAGATGCTCGCCATGCAGGGCAACACGGCCGCGTACCTGCAGTACAGCTACGCCCGCGTGCGCGGCATCTTCGACCGCGGCGGGGTCGACCCGGCAGCGCTCCGGAAGCAGTCGCCCGCGATCCTGCTCGGACACCCGGCCGAGCGCGCCCTCGCGATGGCGCTGCTGCGTTTCCCGGAGGCGCTGGAGCGCGTGGCGGCCGACTACCGCCCCAATCACCTCACGTCGTACCTGTTCGAGCTGGCGAGCCGGTACTCGGAGTTCTTCGAGCACTGCCCGGTGCTCAAGGCAGACGACCCGGCGAGCCGCGACAGCCGCTTGGCGCTGTGCGACCTCACGGCCCGGGTGCTCCAGCGCGGTCTGGGGCTGCTGGGGATCCAGGCGGTGGAGCGGATGTGACGCACCGCCACGGGCGGTGGACGGCGGCGTCACACCGCCCCTAGTCGCCCCGCTCCGTGTCACCCGGCTCCGATTGCTCCGGATTGGCGCCCCCCCGCAATGACTCGGCTCGCTCGATCGCAGCGCGGAGCTCGGTCATCTCCATCCCCAGGTGCTGCCGCAGCGGGCCGATCCGGTCCGATGGCTCGAGCACGCCGTTCACGCCGAGTTCTTGCGCGAGCATCGCGGGGGTGACGCCGGTCGCGGCCTGCAGTTCGCCGAGCGTCGTCCGCCCGCTGAGCAGCGGAGCGTCGCCCGCCTCGTGGTCGGCTCTGACTGCGCCCCGATCGGCGACCTCGACATCGCCGGGCGCTTGCGAGCGGATCGTGGCGGTGAACGGCGTCGCGAGCGCCAGCAGGACCGCCACGGCGAGTGCCGACGCGATCCCAAGCCGCAGCCGCCGGTGGTCCTTAGGTTTGCCCCCGACGACGCAGACGACCCACTTCCAGTGCAGCGCCAGGTGCACCCCTACAGTCGCCAGCATCGCCATCGCGACCCAAAAGTGCAGGGCGCCCCAGGCGTGGCGGTCGAGCCCCCAGAGCGTGAGCCAGTGCCCAGATCCGGCCGGCAGCAAGGCGTGGATCAGCAGGCCGGTCGAGGCGAGAAACGCAAACTCCACGGCGGCTAGCGCGTCGACACAAAAGTTGAGCCAGGTACGTGTCATCGAACGATCCTCCGACAGCAATCGTTGCTGGAAGGATCGACGCGTCTACGTGGCAAACGGTCGCGGGCGCGGCCGCGTTACTCCGGCGACTTCTTAGCGGCCTTCTTCTTGGCGGTCTTCTTCTTCGCCGGCGCTTTCTTTGCGGCCTTTTTGGCGGCTTTCTTCTTGGGCGCCTTTTTCTTTTTCGAGCCCCCCGCCGCGGCGCGGTCGGCCAGCAGGTTGAGCGCGTCTTGGAAGGTCAGCTCCTCGGGCTTCACCCCCTTGGGGAGCGAGGCGTTGGTTTCGCCGTCGGTCACATACGGGCCGTAGCGGCCGTCGAGCATCTGAATCTTTTGCTCGGTGACGGGCGATGGGGCGTCGAAGACCTTGATCGGCTCCTTGGGCGCGCCGCGGCCACGGCCGCGTTGCTTGGGCTGGTTCAATAGCTCGATCGCTTGCTCGAGCGTCACGTCGAGCGGCGACAGGTCGGCCGGCAGGCTGCGGGTTTCTTCACCACACTTGAGGTAGGGGCCAAAGCGGCCGTTCTGGGCGACGATCTTCGCTTCGAGCTTCGGATGATCCCCGAGGTTGCGTGGCAGCGATAGCAGCCGCAGCGCGGTGGCGAAGTCGATCTCTTCGACCGTCATCCCCTTGAGCAGCGACGCGTTCTTGGGCTTCTCTTCTCCCTCGGTGGCGCCCCGCTGCACGTACGGTCCGAACCGGCCGACCTTGATGTACACCGGCTGGCTCGTCTCGGGGCAGATCCCCAGCGGTTCCTCGGCGCGGTCGGCCTGGGCCAGCAGGTCGAGGGCAAATTTCAGTTGCACCTCGTCCG from Pirellulimonas nuda includes:
- a CDS encoding STN domain-containing protein, translated to MRCTARLWIVLGCLVSLPACAQFAGQDPFGSEAEAPKSLDEASPAEPGPKTGQLIETTCYWADADAEANQRIRQTLREPLKSSGFDFSEAALEHVVEFIRDEYDLEVQIDRRALDEYGVSADEPVTVNVRNTSLGSALRLMLQDLELDYTVRGGALVLTTEDESAAYLTTAVYPVADLLQPDPSRPDDSDFDSLIDTIVATVNSDSWAENGGSSSDIRALRPGALVISQTERGHELVQAFLKAARLGQRHAPSPLAAPSPRLTTRVYQLVSDQNPEPTSVAQQVLHMLPALVPEAFESREPDAAGRKPFMQAIQTRIVVLDYPSIQTQVADQLEALGMLVSRGGGQPFRGGGGGQF
- the bcp gene encoding thioredoxin-dependent thiol peroxidase, with product MGEWVEEGDRAPAFTMTADDGSKVRLGDLKGGPVVLYFYPKDDTPGCTRQACAFRDQSEALKKLGAKVLGVSPDDAASHAKFRDKYSLNFPLLVDLDHKAAEKYGAWREKNMYGKKSMGIQRSTFLIDSQGKVAKLWKRVSVDGHDEKVLEALKELP
- the rsfS gene encoding ribosome silencing factor, translated to MSELMMEPPIAAPLTVSQESAERSLQLALSAARTAEDNRGEDVVILDMREITPVFDYFVIATGNSRRQLHAISEEIDHTLEDDLGDRRMGIEGYSESRWILLDYGNVVVHMFDEETRAFYSLEELWADAPKVPLPWHEAS
- the argS gene encoding arginine--tRNA ligase codes for the protein MNVLSELRGRFAAALAGLTDDPTDLLALVLPSQGPKFGDYQANCAMPLAKRIGRPPREVAEEIISKVDVGDLCEAPEVAGPGFVNLRLRDDWVAAQTQRLLADERLGVVPTEAPRTLVIDFSSPNVAKPMHVGHIRSTVIGDALVRVLRELGHTAISDNHIGDWGTQFGMILYGVKHLADADRLAARPVDELGRLYKLVSRLAGYQEAKRALPDAQRAAERAKQRVDALSSRTMPLNKDEQKKEAKAARDAEQQYAAQRETLEGLQKRIEGVEAEPELQKLADAHPKIGKRALEETAKLHSGDAENVALWKQYLPACLEELNATYGRLNVTFDHTLGESFYHDALAGVVDDLKAKGIATQSDGAVCVFIDGQDAPMIVQKQDGAFLYATTDLATIQHRLKTWQPDAIVYVVDHRQSLHFEQLFAAARKWGVDDVELTHVAFGTVLDEDGKPYKTRSGSAVGLMGLLDEAVERARAIADQSPALETDDQRAAAAERIGIGAIKYADLAHNRTSDYVFSYDKMLAMQGNTAAYLQYSYARVRGIFDRGGVDPAALRKQSPAILLGHPAERALAMALLRFPEALERVAADYRPNHLTSYLFELASRYSEFFEHCPVLKADDPASRDSRLALCDLTARVLQRGLGLLGIQAVERM
- a CDS encoding DUF4405 domain-containing protein; protein product: MTRTWLNFCVDALAAVEFAFLASTGLLIHALLPAGSGHWLTLWGLDRHAWGALHFWVAMAMLATVGVHLALHWKWVVCVVGGKPKDHRRLRLGIASALAVAVLLALATPFTATIRSQAPGDVEVADRGAVRADHEAGDAPLLSGRTTLGELQAATGVTPAMLAQELGVNGVLEPSDRIGPLRQHLGMEMTELRAAIERAESLRGGANPEQSEPGDTERGD